From Micromonospora nigra, one genomic window encodes:
- a CDS encoding cobalamin B12-binding domain-containing protein: MTRVARSGSDGPVAAAGAGGPGAEAGGGPAAERGPVAAPGRETTTGAVPAAAVEAYLEHLDRADDSGAVRLALGLLDAGHTVADVLVDLVSVAQREVGQRWLTGRWSVAQEHAATHIAETVVGAVAARTPSRSRRGHVVMACVEGEWHSLAARIVAEVVRADGWRVTFLGASVPARHLVSFLHQTGPDAVLLSCVQPSRLVRAARVVEACRAAGVAVVAGGPGFGADGRWAPAVGAYAWGASARDAARLLVRHPPVDAGAPPTAATDEHVVVLRRRREVVEAALRAVDPPEREVDALATSVAHLVDALAAALRVDDVDLLLDFTAWQSAAMAHRHAGRDVPEVVLATCAAVLAAHPRGVAFVNAARRAAPGRG; encoded by the coding sequence GTGACCCGCGTCGCCCGGTCCGGGTCCGACGGGCCGGTGGCCGCTGCCGGGGCCGGCGGCCCCGGGGCGGAGGCCGGAGGAGGGCCGGCGGCCGAGCGCGGGCCCGTGGCGGCCCCCGGCCGGGAGACGACGACCGGGGCCGTGCCGGCGGCAGCCGTCGAGGCGTACCTCGAACACCTGGACAGGGCCGACGACAGCGGTGCGGTGCGGCTGGCGCTCGGGCTGCTCGACGCCGGCCACACCGTCGCGGACGTGCTGGTCGACCTGGTGTCCGTCGCCCAACGGGAGGTCGGGCAACGCTGGCTTACCGGCCGGTGGAGCGTCGCGCAGGAGCACGCCGCGACGCACATCGCCGAGACGGTCGTCGGCGCGGTCGCCGCGCGCACCCCGTCCCGGTCCCGCCGGGGCCACGTGGTAATGGCCTGCGTCGAGGGCGAATGGCACTCCCTCGCCGCCCGCATCGTCGCCGAGGTGGTGCGGGCCGACGGCTGGCGGGTCACCTTCCTCGGCGCCAGCGTGCCGGCCCGGCACCTGGTCTCCTTCCTGCACCAGACCGGCCCCGACGCGGTGCTGCTCAGCTGCGTGCAGCCCAGCCGGCTGGTCCGCGCGGCCCGGGTCGTCGAGGCGTGCCGGGCGGCCGGCGTGGCCGTCGTCGCGGGCGGCCCCGGCTTCGGCGCGGACGGCCGGTGGGCGCCGGCCGTCGGGGCGTACGCCTGGGGCGCCTCCGCGCGGGACGCCGCCCGGCTGCTGGTTCGGCACCCGCCCGTCGACGCGGGCGCGCCACCCACCGCCGCCACCGACGAGCACGTGGTGGTGCTGCGCCGGCGACGGGAGGTGGTGGAGGCCGCGCTGCGGGCGGTCGACCCACCGGAGCGCGAGGTCGACGCGCTGGCCACCTCCGTCGCCCACCTGGTCGACGCCCTGGCAGCGGCGCTGCGGGTGGACGACGTCGACCTGCTGCTCGACTTCACGGCGTGGCAGTCGGCAGCCATGGCCCACCGGCACGCCGGCCGGGACGTGCCGGAGGTCGTCCTTGCCACGTGCGCGGCCGTCCTGGCGGCACACCCGCGTGGCGTGGCCTTCGTGAACGCCGCCCGGCGGGCGGCACCCGGGCGGGGCTGA
- a CDS encoding PP2C family protein-serine/threonine phosphatase, which yields MTTTRRGEVSRPVSGGGQDFRTRPAHPLPADPGLARELLDGLAEAVVTTDPAGMVVLVNAMAARLLPELGPGISLPGCPVPAIASAVESGADTFDAEHRGRRLRGTRRDLAGGRSAWYVRDITEDVARTDALLAERSRTAFLARAGSRLGMSLHRDQTLRAAATLPVPYLADLALVVHLPSPPAEDAPHWVRYTLEDGVPVTGVAGWEITGAVPGLAEALAGDTTGPSPGRDVDLTDLGAIVPPSFGRADTVLVRPIVDAGRPTGALVLVRRAGRAGFDGRDVDLAREFATRAGAALATAELYGEQTHLARVLQHSLLPPELPAVAGLTLAGGYRAAGDSLRIGGDFYDVRPTTDGALFVLGDVCGKGVGAAVLTGRVRQSLQTLRLVEQRPLELMRLLNRALLDIPDAARHSQLTTLLLGRLDAEPNGGVRVRVAGGGHPDPLLVRADGTVAPVRVGGMPVGTLAVARFVETEVRLEPGDVLLAHTDGVTDARGGPREAEPFGEARLRRALSSGAGLPPAALVAQVLQLVDEWLDGQGHDDIAMLAVAARP from the coding sequence GTGACGACGACCCGACGGGGTGAAGTCAGCCGCCCGGTCAGCGGTGGCGGGCAGGACTTCCGCACCCGCCCCGCCCACCCGCTGCCGGCCGACCCGGGGCTCGCCCGCGAGCTGCTCGACGGGCTGGCCGAGGCCGTCGTCACGACCGACCCCGCCGGCATGGTGGTCCTGGTCAACGCGATGGCCGCCCGGCTGCTGCCGGAACTCGGCCCCGGCATCTCGCTGCCCGGCTGCCCGGTCCCGGCCATCGCCTCGGCCGTCGAATCCGGCGCCGACACCTTCGACGCCGAACACCGCGGACGTCGACTCCGGGGCACCCGGCGCGACCTCGCGGGCGGCCGCTCCGCCTGGTACGTGCGCGACATCACCGAGGACGTCGCCCGCACCGACGCCCTGCTCGCCGAACGCTCCCGCACCGCCTTCCTGGCTCGGGCCGGCAGCCGGCTCGGCATGTCCCTGCACCGCGACCAGACGCTGCGTGCCGCCGCCACCCTGCCGGTGCCGTACCTGGCCGACCTGGCCCTGGTGGTGCACCTGCCATCGCCGCCCGCCGAGGACGCTCCGCACTGGGTGCGGTACACCCTGGAGGACGGCGTGCCGGTCACCGGGGTCGCCGGCTGGGAGATCACCGGCGCGGTCCCCGGCCTGGCCGAGGCACTCGCCGGCGACACCACCGGACCCTCCCCCGGGCGGGACGTGGACCTGACCGACCTGGGTGCGATCGTCCCGCCGAGCTTCGGCCGGGCCGACACCGTGCTGGTCAGGCCGATCGTCGACGCCGGCCGACCGACGGGCGCCCTGGTGCTGGTGCGTCGGGCCGGACGCGCCGGCTTCGACGGACGCGACGTCGACCTGGCCCGGGAGTTCGCCACGCGGGCCGGCGCCGCCCTGGCCACCGCCGAGCTGTACGGCGAACAGACCCATCTGGCACGGGTGCTCCAGCACAGCCTGCTCCCCCCCGAGCTGCCCGCCGTGGCGGGCCTGACCCTGGCCGGGGGCTACCGGGCCGCCGGGGACAGCCTGCGCATCGGCGGCGACTTCTACGACGTCCGGCCCACCACCGACGGGGCCTTGTTCGTCCTCGGCGACGTGTGCGGCAAGGGCGTCGGCGCGGCGGTGCTCACCGGCCGGGTGCGCCAGTCGTTGCAGACCCTCCGCCTGGTCGAGCAGCGACCGCTGGAGCTGATGCGGCTGCTCAACCGCGCCCTGCTCGACATCCCCGACGCGGCCCGGCACAGTCAGCTCACCACCCTGCTGCTGGGTCGCCTCGACGCCGAGCCGAACGGCGGCGTCCGGGTCCGGGTGGCCGGTGGCGGCCACCCCGACCCGCTGCTGGTGCGTGCCGACGGGACCGTCGCTCCGGTGCGGGTCGGCGGGATGCCCGTCGGCACCCTGGCCGTCGCCCGCTTCGTCGAGACCGAGGTACGCCTGGAGCCCGGGGACGTGCTGCTGGCCCACACCGACGGCGTCACCGACGCGCGGGGCGGCCCCCGCGAGGCCGAACCGTTCGGTGAGGCCCGCCTCCGCCGGGCGCTGTCCTCGGGTGCCGGGCTCCCCCCGGCCGCGCTGGTGGCCCAGGTGCTGCAACTGGTCGACGAGTGGCTGGACGGCCAGGGCCACGACGACATCGCGATGCTGGCCGTGGCGGCCCGCCCGTGA
- a CDS encoding MarR family winged helix-turn-helix transcriptional regulator, with the protein MAVELDSAAGALLAVWESARERTTSRVSAAQLRVVMLVERHDGINLRRLASGLDMLLSSASRLCDRLVAAGMLEREPGRTDRREISLHLTPEAHRLLAELRGDRRRQLAAILSGMTVEGREALLRGLREFNQAALARDARPLPSLVPAGEDWPAAPDPEVSAPEPRPSGSAFTGRTADGSMVRTA; encoded by the coding sequence ATGGCTGTCGAGCTGGACTCCGCGGCAGGGGCCCTGCTGGCGGTCTGGGAGTCGGCGCGCGAGCGCACGACCAGCCGGGTCTCCGCCGCGCAGTTGCGGGTGGTGATGCTGGTGGAGCGGCACGACGGGATCAACCTGCGCCGGCTCGCCAGCGGGCTGGACATGCTGCTCTCCTCGGCCAGCCGGCTGTGTGACCGGCTGGTGGCCGCGGGCATGCTGGAACGCGAGCCGGGGCGCACCGACCGGCGGGAGATCTCGCTGCACCTGACCCCGGAGGCCCACCGCCTCCTGGCCGAACTGCGCGGCGACCGTCGACGCCAACTCGCCGCGATCCTGTCCGGGATGACCGTCGAGGGTCGCGAGGCGCTGCTGCGCGGGCTGCGGGAGTTCAACCAGGCGGCCCTCGCGCGCGACGCCCGGCCGCTGCCGTCGCTGGTGCCCGCGGGGGAGGACTGGCCCGCGGCCCCCGACCCGGAGGTCTCCGCGCCGGAGCCGCGCCCGTCCGGATCGGCGTTCACCGGCCGCACGGCGGACGGGTCGATGGTCCGCACCGCCTGA
- a CDS encoding sugar transferase: MTSATLLTPARTSTPPGGAPRGAGARTNQRSYIRSLVVLDASVLTVAVLVGYAARFGGAAPSGSRIPYVLVAPALVLAWLVSLKALRCYDDRVVGYGADEYRRVSMASLRLAGGIAIAGYIADVGVSRGFLGISCAVGMLGLEGARFAARKRLHRSRSRGTGWSRRVLVVGDTAHVLELVHTLRREPYAGYQVVGACIPDALLAPVAQHLGDVPVVGSFRGIPEAADAIGADTVAVTASGELTATRLRRLGWQLEGTGIDLVVAPALTDVAGPRIHTRPVAGLPLIHVEAPEFRGARKLVKGFVDRSVSFVALALALPVLIVIALAVKLDSRGPVLFRQTRVGQGGREFGVFKFRTMVVNADALLAELTARNETDGLMFKMRDDPRVTRVGRLLRKWSLDELPQLANVLLGQMSLVGPRPPLPSEVARYDGDVARRLLVKPGMTGLWQVSGRSDLSWEDGIRLDLYYVENWSLAADLTILWKTFGAVLRGRGAY; encoded by the coding sequence GTGACCTCGGCTACGCTGTTGACCCCCGCGAGGACGTCGACCCCACCGGGCGGCGCGCCACGGGGCGCCGGTGCCCGCACCAACCAGCGCTCCTACATCCGGTCCCTGGTCGTGCTGGACGCCAGCGTCCTGACGGTGGCGGTGCTCGTCGGCTACGCGGCCCGCTTCGGCGGAGCCGCGCCGAGCGGATCCCGGATCCCGTACGTGCTGGTGGCCCCCGCGCTGGTGCTCGCCTGGCTGGTCTCCCTCAAGGCCCTGCGCTGCTACGACGACCGGGTCGTCGGCTACGGTGCCGACGAGTACCGGCGGGTGAGCATGGCCAGCCTGCGCCTCGCCGGCGGTATCGCCATCGCCGGTTACATCGCCGACGTCGGCGTCTCCCGGGGCTTCCTCGGCATCTCCTGCGCGGTGGGCATGCTCGGGTTGGAGGGTGCCCGGTTCGCCGCCCGCAAGCGGCTGCACCGGTCCCGTTCCCGGGGCACCGGCTGGTCCCGCCGGGTCCTCGTGGTGGGCGACACCGCCCACGTGCTGGAGCTGGTGCACACGCTGCGCCGCGAGCCGTACGCGGGCTACCAGGTGGTCGGTGCCTGCATCCCCGACGCCCTGCTGGCCCCCGTCGCCCAACACCTCGGCGACGTGCCCGTGGTCGGGTCCTTCCGGGGCATCCCCGAAGCAGCCGACGCGATCGGCGCGGACACGGTCGCCGTCACCGCCTCCGGCGAGCTGACCGCGACCCGGCTGCGCCGGCTGGGCTGGCAGTTGGAGGGAACGGGCATCGACCTGGTGGTGGCCCCGGCGCTGACCGACGTGGCCGGCCCGCGCATCCACACCCGGCCGGTGGCCGGCCTGCCGCTCATCCACGTCGAGGCGCCCGAGTTCCGTGGCGCACGGAAGCTGGTCAAGGGCTTCGTGGACCGCTCGGTGTCGTTCGTCGCCCTGGCCCTCGCCCTGCCGGTGCTGATCGTCATCGCCCTGGCCGTCAAGCTCGACTCCCGGGGGCCCGTGCTGTTCCGGCAGACCCGGGTGGGGCAGGGCGGCCGGGAGTTCGGCGTGTTCAAGTTCCGCACCATGGTGGTGAACGCCGACGCCCTGCTGGCCGAGCTGACCGCCCGCAACGAGACCGACGGCCTGATGTTCAAGATGCGCGACGACCCGCGGGTGACCCGGGTGGGCCGGCTGCTGCGCAAGTGGTCACTCGACGAGCTGCCCCAGCTCGCCAACGTGCTGCTGGGCCAGATGAGTCTCGTCGGGCCGCGGCCACCGCTTCCGTCGGAGGTGGCCCGCTACGACGGCGACGTGGCCCGCCGGTTGCTGGTCAAGCCCGGCATGACGGGTCTCTGGCAGGTCAGCGGCCGGTCCGACCTGAGCTGGGAGGACGGCATCCGGCTCGACCTGTACTACGTGGAGAACTGGTCGCTGGCGGCCGACCTGACGATCCTGTGGAAGACCTTCGGCGCGGTGCTGCGGGGGCGGGGCGCGTACTGA
- a CDS encoding PP2C family protein-serine/threonine phosphatase, producing the protein MGELVERVRRALTDAPPGLLPARVAELLREAHGVGFTDLLQVDYRLAALLPLAGGDPVIDPGAPEWRCFDTQAPVHDDGTAYLPVSMRGERRGVLRAGPVADDPALLAELAEIARTLAHEVSAVDAGTDVYRRACRSRRLTLAAEMQWEMLPGRSRDRPSFSLAGQLEPAYAVRGDSFDWSDDDDRLWVTTINGMGEGVAASMLTTLATCALRNARRAGLSLADQAALADQAVFDLHRGRQYLATLLVELDLRTGVLSVVDAGSPRLVLLRDGEVCDQPLEEQFPLGMFEATDYHEQRVELRRGDRLFMLSDGVVEATGQDVRYGETMLENFLRRTASQAPLDAVRSLLGDLRTFVSGELADDAVVVCLDWNGPQP; encoded by the coding sequence ATGGGTGAGCTGGTGGAGCGGGTGCGACGGGCCCTGACCGATGCGCCCCCCGGGCTCCTGCCGGCCCGCGTCGCCGAACTCCTGCGGGAGGCGCACGGCGTCGGGTTCACCGACCTGCTCCAGGTCGACTACCGGCTGGCGGCCCTGCTGCCGCTGGCCGGTGGCGACCCGGTGATCGACCCGGGCGCCCCGGAGTGGCGCTGCTTCGACACGCAGGCGCCGGTCCACGACGACGGGACGGCGTACCTGCCGGTGTCGATGCGCGGCGAGCGCCGGGGGGTGCTGCGGGCCGGCCCGGTGGCCGACGACCCGGCCCTGCTGGCCGAGTTGGCGGAGATCGCCAGGACGCTGGCCCACGAGGTGTCCGCGGTGGACGCCGGCACGGACGTCTACCGGAGGGCGTGCCGCAGCCGGCGACTCACCCTCGCGGCCGAGATGCAGTGGGAGATGCTGCCGGGCCGCAGCCGGGACCGTCCCTCGTTCAGCCTCGCGGGGCAGCTCGAACCGGCGTACGCCGTACGCGGGGACAGCTTCGACTGGTCGGACGACGACGACCGGCTCTGGGTCACCACGATCAACGGCATGGGCGAGGGGGTGGCCGCCTCCATGCTCACCACACTGGCCACCTGCGCCCTGCGCAACGCCCGACGGGCCGGTCTGTCCCTGGCGGACCAGGCCGCCCTGGCCGACCAGGCGGTCTTCGACCTGCACCGGGGCCGGCAGTACCTGGCGACGCTGCTGGTGGAACTGGATCTGCGCACCGGGGTGCTCAGCGTCGTCGACGCGGGCTCCCCCCGGCTGGTGCTGCTGCGCGACGGCGAGGTCTGCGACCAGCCGCTGGAGGAGCAGTTCCCGCTCGGCATGTTCGAGGCGACCGACTACCACGAGCAGCGCGTCGAGCTGCGGCGCGGCGACCGCCTGTTCATGCTCAGCGACGGGGTGGTCGAGGCGACCGGGCAGGACGTGCGCTACGGCGAGACGATGCTGGAGAACTTCCTGCGCCGTACCGCCTCGCAGGCCCCGCTGGATGCCGTCCGGTCCCTCCTCGGCGACCTGCGCACCTTCGTCTCCGGCGAGCTGGCCGACGACGCGGTCGTGGTGTGCCTGGACTGGAACGGGCCACAGCCCTGA